In Methanomicrobium antiquum, one DNA window encodes the following:
- a CDS encoding viperin family antiviral radical SAM protein has product MTFNKMIRSVNWHFTSKCNYNCKFCCTQKMKGEMEASLKPENIYEKLNDLGIEKVNFVGGEPFMSPRIFELVEKAKEMGFTTSIVTNGSLVDNEKLKRISPYLDWIGISVDSASEIVEKKLGRGLGKHIQNSIQVARLAEKCEIKLKINTTVTKLSINEYMGGLINELNPERWKVFQFMHVPGQNDEACELFSITDEEFNNYKKRNSEIRLKNGKFPVFESSAEMLDSYFMLSPSGCVHINTEYPGIDIPLESVTRDNISELINSNHYFQRGGIYNWIN; this is encoded by the coding sequence ATGACATTCAATAAGATGATCCGTTCAGTAAACTGGCATTTCACTTCGAAATGCAACTACAATTGCAAGTTTTGTTGTACTCAAAAAATGAAAGGAGAAATGGAAGCATCTCTGAAACCAGAGAATATTTATGAAAAATTAAACGATCTTGGAATTGAAAAAGTAAATTTTGTTGGTGGAGAACCTTTCATGAGTCCAAGAATCTTTGAACTTGTAGAAAAAGCCAAAGAAATGGGGTTTACAACAAGTATCGTGACTAATGGATCACTTGTTGATAATGAAAAACTGAAGAGAATATCTCCTTATCTTGACTGGATAGGCATATCAGTCGATTCAGCTTCAGAAATTGTAGAAAAAAAACTAGGCAGGGGTTTGGGCAAACATATTCAAAATTCAATTCAGGTTGCCAGATTAGCAGAAAAATGTGAAATTAAATTAAAAATAAACACAACCGTTACAAAATTATCAATAAATGAATATATGGGGGGATTAATAAACGAACTTAATCCTGAAAGATGGAAAGTATTTCAGTTCATGCACGTTCCCGGACAAAATGATGAAGCATGCGAGTTATTTTCGATTACTGATGAAGAGTTTAATAATTATAAAAAACGTAATTCGGAGATTAGGTTGAAAAATGGAAAATTCCCTGTTTTTGAAAGTTCTGCAGAAATGCTGGATTCATATTTCATGCTTTCTCCATCGGGGTGTGTTCATATAAACACTGAATATCCAGGTATCGACATTCCACTTGAAAGTGTAACCAGGGATAATATTTCCGAATTGATTAATTCTAATCACTACTTTCAGAGAGGTGGAATTTACAACTGGATTAATTAA
- a CDS encoding EVE domain-containing protein: MTIWIASTNRDNWEVIKKKNLWGVPKRNKNSIERSKPEDKILIFVKQENVGDTILPSAITAAFEITSKPFEDVSQVFIKPSTMPGEENFPFRIKLKPVKIFNEPLDFKSLIPNLEFITNKIQWTGHLRTAMRIIPEEDYEFILKAAETPRG, translated from the coding sequence ATGACAATCTGGATTGCATCAACCAACCGGGATAACTGGGAAGTTATAAAAAAGAAGAATCTCTGGGGTGTTCCAAAGAGGAATAAAAATAGCATTGAGAGATCGAAACCCGAAGATAAAATTCTGATATTTGTCAAACAGGAAAATGTGGGAGACACAATTCTTCCATCAGCAATAACCGCCGCTTTTGAGATTACATCAAAACCTTTTGAAGATGTATCGCAGGTTTTTATCAAACCATCAACGATGCCAGGTGAAGAGAATTTTCCTTTCCGCATAAAATTAAAGCCTGTAAAAATATTCAATGAACCTCTGGATTTTAAATCCCTGATACCAAACTTGGAGTTCATCACAAATAAAATACAGTGGACCGGACATCTGAGAACGGCAATGCGGATTATTCCGGAAGAGGATTATGAATTTATTCTGAAGGCTGCTGAGACTCCGAGAGGATGA
- a CDS encoding GmrSD restriction endonuclease domain-containing protein: MDNISFLFYWDIIMNEDRTIFKKVDMDLSSLLTYIEIGDIGLPDIQRPFVWSASKVRDLFDSMYRGFPIGYLLFWNNPSRTDVRQIGTEGKQHKIPNLLIIDGQQRLTSLYSVFRGQPVKDENYQEKIIEIAFRPTDGKFSVSDAATKKDTEFIDDISKIWSDGKSSYTIVKDFLNKIKEKREISDEEEDKISHNLDRLFDLQKYPFTALEIASTVDEAQVADIFVRINSEGVKLNQSDFILTLLSVFGEDLRKELETFCYESRFPVKPGGKPSPYNHFITPSPDQLLRVSVALAFKRGKLQSVYQILRGKDHTTGKYSEEKRNEQFEKLRISQKSVLDLTNWHQFFSALQGAGFKSGNLISSENALLFAYAFYLIGKNQFKLAQYELDRLISRWFYTITLSGRYSSSPESMMDSDLNLIKDLQTEEEFKSVLENAINNTLTPDFWTISLPNELITSSVRNPVIYAFYASQIKQNSTALFSNKYISNLLDPSIKAKKKFMDRHHLFPKAYLMREGIEDFKLINQVANFSFVEWPDNIRISDTPPQEYLLKIKEEKKFTEEQWRLMHINHALPDNWENMEYTEFLERRRLLMTDIIKQGFESL; the protein is encoded by the coding sequence TTGGATAATATTTCATTCCTTTTTTATTGGGATATAATTATGAATGAAGATAGAACAATTTTTAAAAAAGTGGATATGGATCTCTCAAGTCTGCTTACATATATTGAGATAGGAGACATTGGTCTTCCGGATATTCAGCGTCCTTTTGTATGGTCTGCATCTAAAGTCAGGGATCTGTTTGATTCCATGTATCGGGGATTTCCAATTGGGTACCTCCTGTTTTGGAACAATCCTTCAAGAACAGATGTTAGGCAGATTGGAACTGAAGGAAAACAGCATAAAATTCCAAATCTACTTATCATTGACGGCCAGCAAAGGTTAACATCTCTTTATTCTGTATTTCGTGGACAACCTGTAAAGGATGAAAATTATCAGGAAAAGATAATAGAAATTGCATTTAGACCAACAGATGGAAAGTTTAGTGTATCTGATGCCGCTACAAAAAAGGATACTGAATTTATAGATGATATATCAAAAATTTGGTCAGATGGAAAATCTAGTTATACAATTGTAAAGGATTTCCTAAACAAAATAAAGGAAAAAAGGGAGATTTCCGATGAAGAAGAAGACAAAATAAGCCATAATCTTGACAGATTGTTTGATCTTCAGAAGTACCCCTTTACTGCCCTTGAAATCGCCTCAACAGTTGATGAAGCGCAGGTAGCCGATATATTTGTAAGAATAAACAGTGAAGGTGTCAAACTCAATCAATCTGATTTTATCCTTACATTACTTTCAGTATTCGGCGAAGATTTAAGGAAAGAACTTGAAACATTCTGTTACGAATCGCGATTCCCTGTAAAACCTGGCGGAAAACCCTCACCCTATAATCATTTCATAACACCGTCTCCTGATCAATTGCTAAGAGTATCAGTTGCTCTTGCTTTTAAGCGTGGAAAATTACAAAGTGTCTATCAAATACTCAGAGGCAAGGATCATACTACAGGAAAATATTCGGAAGAAAAAAGAAATGAACAATTTGAAAAACTAAGAATCAGCCAGAAATCTGTACTTGATTTAACAAATTGGCATCAGTTTTTCTCAGCTCTACAGGGTGCAGGTTTTAAGAGTGGCAATCTGATATCATCGGAAAATGCCCTTCTATTTGCATATGCATTCTATCTTATTGGAAAAAATCAGTTCAAACTTGCACAATATGAACTTGATAGGTTAATCTCAAGATGGTTCTATACAATAACTCTCTCTGGAAGATATAGCAGTTCCCCAGAATCAATGATGGACAGTGATTTAAATCTCATAAAAGATCTTCAAACAGAAGAAGAGTTTAAAAGCGTTCTGGAAAATGCAATAAATAATACTCTGACACCTGATTTTTGGACAATATCTCTTCCAAATGAATTAATTACCTCTTCTGTACGTAATCCTGTAATATATGCATTTTATGCCTCACAAATAAAGCAAAATTCAACAGCATTATTTTCAAATAAGTACATATCCAATCTCCTTGACCCTTCAATAAAAGCTAAAAAGAAATTTATGGATAGGCATCATCTCTTTCCAAAAGCTTACTTAATGCGTGAAGGAATAGAAGATTTTAAACTAATAAATCAGGTGGCAAATTTCTCATTCGTAGAATGGCCAGATAATATAAGAATTAGCGACACTCCGCCGCAAGAATACCTTCTAAAAATTAAAGAAGAAAAAAAATTTACAGAGGAACAATGGAGACTCATGCACATAAATCATGCATTGCCCGATAATTGGGAAAATATGGAATATACTGAATTCCTTGAAAGACGACGACTCTTAATGACAGATATAATCAAACAGGGATTTGAATCTTTATAA
- a CDS encoding IS1634 family transposase, with translation MQTKLRTNEIEPNENISFPIGTICLVKRLYESLNFNGIFGKHKRHGVDINKLLKALISYKLSDNFSIKRSHEWINRIEVLELFDLNPFSERTLYRVLEIIGTNREEILSDIQDVIFERYDFEHTNINMDWTSLVLHGNKAGLGKYGYSRDHRPDKKQITIGVTELAEPINIPIGLTIEPGNTNDQSHFKKTYSQVRKRLKPESLVIFDKGANSIKNTAMIRADNMQYITAKKLNKSDDKIIANFENYHPETIDEETGICGIKIKKPNSINYLYFSKKLQKEQLDSRARKVLRQIKEAKNGSSSDRVGSYYNFY, from the coding sequence ATGCAAACAAAACTAAGAACTAATGAAATTGAGCCTAACGAAAATATATCCTTTCCTATTGGTACCATTTGCCTTGTCAAAAGACTGTATGAAAGTCTCAATTTCAACGGGATATTTGGGAAACATAAGAGACATGGGGTTGATATCAATAAATTACTCAAGGCCCTTATTAGTTACAAACTGAGTGATAACTTTAGCATTAAAAGAAGTCATGAATGGATCAACAGAATTGAAGTCCTTGAATTGTTTGATCTAAATCCATTTAGTGAAAGAACCCTGTACCGTGTTCTTGAAATCATCGGGACAAACAGAGAAGAAATACTCTCAGACATACAGGATGTAATATTTGAGAGATATGACTTCGAGCATACGAACATCAACATGGACTGGACAAGCCTGGTACTCCATGGAAATAAAGCAGGACTTGGGAAATATGGTTACAGCCGTGATCACAGACCGGATAAAAAACAAATAACTATTGGCGTTACTGAACTTGCAGAACCCATAAACATTCCAATAGGACTTACTATTGAACCCGGAAACACAAATGATCAGAGTCATTTCAAAAAAACATACAGCCAGGTAAGAAAAAGGCTAAAACCTGAATCACTTGTGATTTTTGATAAGGGAGCTAACAGTATCAAAAATACTGCAATGATCCGGGCAGATAATATGCAGTACATAACTGCAAAGAAGCTAAACAAGAGTGATGATAAGATAATTGCAAATTTCGAGAATTATCATCCCGAGACCATTGATGAGGAAACCGGAATTTGCGGAATTAAAATCAAAAAACCAAACAGTATCAATTATCTCTACTTTTCAAAAAAATTACAGAAAGAACAACTGGATTCAAGAGCTCGAAAAGTCCTAAGACAGATTAAAGAGGCAAAAAATGGCTCTTCGTCAGATCGTGTGGGTAGTTATTACAACTTCTACTGA
- the trpA gene encoding tryptophan synthase subunit alpha translates to MDGVLAKGILGRERLSRAFEKPGFVAYTVAGDPTISDSVQIAKALIDGGCDVLELGVPFSDPVADGGVIQAGDKRAIDAGISVDGVFEIVKDIRKYSDVAVVFLVYANIVYQRGIDRFYNEAKEAGVDGILIVDMPPEEAGEVYSASLKTGIAQIFLVTQTTSDERLYGILEMAFGFIYLVSALGVTGKRSEVSGEAYYLLQRVRRALDLAGKDVPVAVGFGISEPLHAEEIIRAGADGVIVGSAIVSIIEKNREDISRACSELRNYVGMMKQAVSLK, encoded by the coding sequence ATGGACGGTGTTTTGGCAAAAGGAATTTTGGGAAGGGAAAGACTTTCACGTGCATTTGAAAAGCCCGGATTTGTGGCATACACAGTCGCCGGAGATCCGACAATTTCAGATTCTGTTCAAATAGCAAAGGCTTTGATTGACGGCGGGTGTGATGTTCTGGAGCTTGGTGTGCCTTTTTCAGATCCTGTTGCAGACGGAGGTGTAATCCAGGCAGGAGATAAAAGGGCTATTGATGCGGGAATTAGTGTTGATGGTGTATTTGAGATTGTAAAAGATATCAGGAAATATTCAGATGTTGCGGTTGTTTTTCTTGTATATGCAAATATTGTTTACCAGCGGGGGATTGACAGGTTTTACAATGAGGCGAAAGAGGCCGGCGTTGACGGAATTTTAATCGTTGATATGCCGCCTGAAGAGGCAGGAGAAGTGTACTCTGCATCTCTTAAAACCGGAATTGCACAGATTTTTCTTGTGACACAGACCACATCGGATGAGAGGCTTTACGGCATTTTAGAGATGGCTTTTGGATTTATTTATCTCGTTTCAGCGCTTGGCGTTACCGGAAAGCGTTCTGAGGTTTCAGGGGAAGCATATTATCTTCTTCAAAGAGTCAGAAGAGCACTTGATTTAGCCGGAAAGGATGTACCTGTTGCAGTAGGGTTTGGAATATCAGAGCCTTTGCATGCAGAAGAGATTATCCGGGCAGGTGCTGACGGTGTTATTGTCGGAAGTGCGATTGTATCAATTATTGAGAAAAACAGGGAAGATATAAGCCGTGCCTGTAGTGAACTTAGAAATTACGTCGGGATGATGAAGCAGGCGGTGTCTTTAAAATAA
- the trpB gene encoding tryptophan synthase subunit beta, with protein MSAKRGYYGNYGGRFVPETLMEALYELEREYKRLKDDAGFKSELDYYLCEYAGRKTPLTFCKNMSEDCGCKVYLKREDLLHGGAHKLNNTLGQAILAKAIGKKRLIAETGAGQHGVATAIAGAVLGLPVEVFMGEEDCERQKLNVFRMELMGAKVHPVKSGTRTLKDATNEALREWAGSVDFTHYLIGSVVGPHPFPEIVRDFQSVIGDETKEQCLKKEGRLPSALVACVGGGSNAIGMFYPMLSDDVKMIGVEAGGRGLKASDNGATLNTGRPGILHGALSYLIQDEDGQIGETHSVSAGLDYPGVGPEHSMLFDEGRVLYSYAMDDEVLEAFSYLSRTEGIIPALESSHAVSYVLKNKDEFSEDDIVVICLSGRGDKDVASVSKMYGRDF; from the coding sequence ATGAGTGCGAAAAGAGGATACTATGGCAATTACGGCGGGCGGTTTGTGCCTGAGACTCTTATGGAGGCTTTGTATGAGCTTGAGAGAGAATACAAAAGACTAAAAGATGATGCCGGATTTAAGTCCGAGCTTGATTATTATCTCTGTGAGTACGCCGGACGAAAGACGCCCCTTACATTTTGTAAAAACATGTCAGAAGACTGCGGCTGTAAAGTCTATCTTAAAAGAGAGGATCTTCTCCACGGCGGAGCACACAAATTAAACAATACATTAGGACAGGCAATTCTTGCAAAGGCGATTGGAAAAAAGCGGCTGATTGCAGAGACCGGCGCCGGTCAGCACGGTGTTGCAACAGCGATTGCAGGAGCAGTTCTTGGCCTTCCTGTCGAAGTGTTCATGGGCGAGGAGGACTGCGAGAGGCAAAAGCTCAATGTTTTTAGAATGGAGCTTATGGGCGCCAAAGTCCATCCGGTAAAATCGGGGACAAGGACTCTTAAGGATGCGACAAACGAGGCTCTTCGCGAATGGGCAGGAAGTGTGGACTTCACACATTATCTTATAGGATCAGTTGTCGGCCCGCATCCTTTCCCGGAGATTGTCAGGGATTTTCAGTCAGTTATTGGAGATGAGACAAAAGAGCAGTGCTTAAAAAAAGAGGGGAGGCTTCCATCCGCACTTGTTGCATGTGTCGGCGGAGGCTCAAATGCAATCGGTATGTTTTACCCCATGCTCTCTGATGATGTAAAAATGATTGGCGTTGAGGCAGGCGGAAGAGGGCTAAAAGCCAGTGATAATGGTGCGACTCTGAATACCGGAAGGCCCGGAATTCTTCACGGGGCATTATCTTACCTAATCCAGGATGAAGACGGCCAGATTGGAGAGACACATTCTGTTTCAGCCGGACTTGACTATCCCGGAGTCGGCCCTGAACACAGTATGCTTTTTGATGAGGGAAGGGTTTTATACTCATATGCTATGGATGATGAGGTCTTGGAGGCTTTTTCGTATCTTTCAAGGACAGAAGGAATTATTCCGGCACTTGAATCCTCCCATGCAGTATCATATGTTCTTAAAAATAAGGATGAGTTTTCAGAGGATGACATAGTTGTAATCTGTCTTTCAGGAAGGGGAGATAAGGATGTGGCATCGGTTTCTAAGATGTATGGGAGGGATTTTTAA
- a CDS encoding phosphoribosylanthranilate isomerase yields the protein MFDWNGAYESQRSKRSAGGICIRVKICGITTIRDALIAEEEGADAIGVIVCSDSKRCITIKRAREIFEALSPKTEKICVTNTINNSDVDVIMSLKPDALQISRDLIIPENIKTKVYRYISDYGDIPLCDALVIDNSKGMGIAYDRDFALKVAKISKVPIILAGGLTPDNVFDAIKDISPFAVDVSSGVEKSKGVKDRQKLRKFIEICREA from the coding sequence ATTTTTGATTGGAACGGCGCTTATGAAAGCCAAAGATCCAAAAGAAGTGCTGGAGGGATTTGTATTCGCGTAAAAATTTGCGGCATCACAACTATCCGTGATGCATTAATCGCTGAAGAAGAAGGGGCAGATGCAATAGGAGTAATAGTCTGTTCGGATTCTAAGCGCTGTATTACAATTAAACGTGCAAGAGAAATTTTTGAGGCTCTCTCACCAAAAACAGAGAAGATCTGTGTCACAAACACGATTAATAATTCAGATGTTGATGTGATTATGTCTCTAAAGCCTGATGCCCTTCAGATTTCGAGAGATTTGATCATCCCGGAAAATATAAAAACAAAAGTTTACCGCTATATCTCTGACTATGGAGATATTCCACTCTGCGATGCCTTAGTAATTGACAACAGCAAAGGAATGGGAATAGCGTATGACAGGGATTTTGCATTGAAAGTTGCAAAAATTTCAAAAGTTCCGATAATTCTTGCAGGAGGGCTTACACCCGATAATGTTTTTGATGCAATAAAAGATATTTCCCCTTTTGCTGTTGATGTCTCATCAGGTGTTGAGAAGTCAAAGGGAGTAAAAGACAGGCAAAAATTACGAAAATTCATAGAAATTTGCAGGGAGGCATGA
- a CDS encoding indole-3-glycerol phosphate synthase TrpC, with amino-acid sequence MILAEICAKSHIRASAINPEIIVRAEDEKRHPLNIKEAFDNCSTDKNAVIAEIKYKTPSDKSINSQKKPNELAGIYEAGGACAISVLTEPFFFEGSVDYLMQVKESTKLPVLRKDFIVSKIQIYESYVCGADSVLLISKVLKENLKDFISLCQSFAIEPLVEVRSFSEAENALNSDAKIVGINNRNLVDMKIDLNKTKEISEILSDSGVLAVSESGIKTNADISALKKYCNGFLIGTALMKAKDPKEVLEGFVFA; translated from the coding sequence ATGATTTTAGCCGAAATTTGTGCGAAATCACACATACGTGCATCAGCAATAAATCCTGAGATAATAGTGAGAGCAGAGGATGAAAAAAGACACCCTCTAAACATTAAAGAAGCCTTTGATAACTGCAGTACTGATAAAAACGCAGTAATTGCAGAGATTAAATACAAAACACCCTCAGATAAGTCAATTAACTCTCAAAAAAAGCCAAATGAACTGGCAGGCATTTATGAGGCAGGAGGGGCATGTGCAATATCGGTTTTGACTGAGCCTTTCTTCTTTGAAGGGTCTGTTGATTACTTAATGCAGGTCAAAGAGTCAACTAAACTTCCTGTATTAAGAAAGGATTTCATTGTATCTAAAATCCAGATTTATGAATCATATGTATGTGGGGCAGACTCTGTTCTTTTGATTTCCAAAGTTTTAAAGGAGAATTTGAAAGATTTTATCTCACTTTGTCAGTCATTTGCAATCGAGCCTCTGGTTGAAGTCAGAAGTTTTTCTGAGGCTGAAAATGCTCTGAATTCAGATGCAAAAATTGTGGGGATTAACAACAGAAATCTTGTGGATATGAAAATTGATCTTAATAAAACAAAAGAGATCTCTGAAATTTTATCTGATTCAGGAGTTTTGGCAGTCTCTGAAAGTGGCATTAAGACAAATGCAGATATTTCTGCGCTTAAAAAATATTGTAATGGATTTTTGATTGGAACGGCGCTTATGAAAGCCAAAGATCCAAAAGAAGTGCTGGAGGGATTTGTATTCGCGTAA
- the trpD gene encoding anthranilate phosphoribosyltransferase produces MIAECIQKASRRFDLSTPEAEGAMNDIITGNASDSQIGAFLTALAMKGETSLEIAAFASIVRKNAVSISPKPKSGGMLVDTCGTGGDLKNTFNISTAAAFTAAGAGAFVVKHGNRGVSSRCGSADVLEALGVNIDISPKKVCEITESNGIGFLFAQAYHPAMKYAGRARKEIGIRSFFNITGPLSNPAGASAQLLGVYDNSLTEKIADVLNILGTKRAMVVHGDGYDEIATTGPTTVSELKRGKVSTYILDAEEFGFERADEKSLSGGDATLNASIIKRVLKGEEGPKRDIVVLNAGAAVYLGEKAGSLKDGIRLCEKSIDSGEALLKLENLIELSGGKI; encoded by the coding sequence ATGATTGCAGAGTGCATCCAAAAGGCATCCCGGAGATTTGACTTAAGCACACCTGAAGCAGAAGGTGCGATGAATGATATAATCACCGGCAATGCATCAGACAGCCAGATCGGTGCTTTTCTGACAGCTCTTGCAATGAAAGGGGAAACAAGCCTTGAAATTGCCGCTTTTGCATCGATTGTCAGAAAAAATGCGGTTTCAATCTCACCAAAGCCCAAATCAGGAGGGATGCTTGTTGACACCTGCGGAACAGGAGGTGATTTGAAAAACACATTTAATATAAGCACTGCCGCGGCATTTACTGCCGCAGGAGCAGGAGCTTTTGTCGTAAAGCATGGAAACCGCGGGGTTTCAAGCAGATGCGGTTCGGCTGATGTTTTAGAAGCACTCGGAGTTAATATTGACATATCCCCAAAGAAGGTTTGTGAGATTACAGAAAGTAACGGAATCGGATTTTTATTTGCCCAGGCTTATCATCCGGCGATGAAGTATGCAGGAAGGGCAAGAAAGGAGATTGGGATTCGGAGTTTTTTTAATATCACAGGCCCTCTTTCAAACCCTGCAGGTGCTTCAGCACAGCTTTTGGGAGTATATGACAATTCGCTTACTGAAAAAATAGCAGATGTTCTTAATATTTTAGGTACAAAAAGGGCGATGGTTGTCCACGGTGACGGATATGATGAGATAGCAACTACCGGCCCTACAACAGTATCTGAACTTAAACGAGGCAAAGTATCAACATACATCCTTGATGCAGAAGAATTTGGATTTGAAAGGGCAGATGAAAAAAGTCTTTCAGGCGGGGATGCAACTTTAAACGCTTCCATAATAAAAAGAGTTCTAAAAGGCGAAGAAGGGCCAAAAAGAGACATTGTCGTTTTAAATGCAGGAGCGGCAGTATATCTTGGAGAAAAGGCAGGAAGCCTAAAGGATGGAATCAGACTTTGTGAAAAGTCAATTGACTCAGGAGAGGCTCTTTTGAAGCTTGAGAATTTAATTGAGCTTTCAGGAGGCAAAATATGA
- a CDS encoding anthranilate synthase component II, with the protein MKVLIIDCYDSFTYNLCQQIGSLGAECEVIKCDSSEDFSYISQFDRIVLSPGPGKPEDTKLCLKVLKDFHRKIPILGVCLGHQAICHFFGGDVVCTGKPVHGMTSEINHNCSGIFSGIKNSFTATRYHSLAVDENTLPDCLTVTARSADDKMIMAVSHSSYPVFGLQFHPESIMTKNGDKIIRNFLSQGVMQ; encoded by the coding sequence ATGAAGGTTTTGATTATTGACTGCTATGACAGTTTCACATACAACCTCTGCCAGCAGATTGGCTCACTCGGTGCCGAATGCGAGGTTATAAAATGTGATTCTTCGGAGGATTTTTCTTATATTTCACAATTTGACAGAATTGTTCTATCACCAGGTCCCGGAAAGCCGGAGGATACAAAACTCTGTCTTAAGGTTTTAAAGGACTTTCACAGAAAAATTCCGATACTTGGAGTTTGTCTTGGCCATCAGGCAATCTGCCATTTCTTTGGCGGAGATGTAGTCTGCACAGGAAAACCGGTTCACGGTATGACATCAGAAATAAATCATAACTGCTCCGGGATTTTTAGTGGAATTAAAAATTCATTTACTGCAACAAGATATCATTCCCTCGCAGTTGATGAAAATACCCTGCCTGATTGCTTAACTGTTACTGCAAGAAGTGCCGATGACAAGATGATAATGGCAGTTTCTCACAGCAGTTACCCTGTTTTTGGCCTCCAGTTTCATCCTGAAAGCATCATGACAAAAAACGGCGATAAAATCATCAGGAATTTCCTCTCTCAGGGAGTGATGCAATGA